In one window of Pagrus major chromosome 12, Pma_NU_1.0 DNA:
- the st6galnac6 gene encoding alpha-N-acetylgalactosaminide alpha-2,6-sialyltransferase 6 isoform X2, protein MGLKLSGKVRQGGQQSHRMVILAAIFVLMTLLILYGSNNVIDEVYAPFHVATNHALKATDLKKWSGREGYVPVYGNKNMTLHCHNCALVTSSSHVLGTGAGEEIDRTECVIRMNDAPTMGYETDVGNQTSLRVVAHSSVFRVVRKINELLQRTDSSPVIIFWGPPNKIGKESKGTLYRLIQRVSMTYSNLSCYSITASKMRRFDNLFQRETGRDRQKSHSWLSTGWFTMVIAIEICDNIKVYGMVPPNHCAKKPGGKKMPYHYYKPRGSDECVTYIQNEGGRRGNHHRFITEKHVFARWAKQYNITFIHPKW, encoded by the exons ATGGGGCTCAAGCTCAGTGGCAAGGTAAGACAGGGT GGACAGCAGAGCCACAGGATGGTGATCTTGGCGGCTATCTTCGTCCTCATGACACTCCTCATCCTGTATGGCTCCAATAATGTCATCGATGAAGTCTATGCTCCGTTCCACGTTGCTACAAATCATGCGCTCAAGGCCACAGATCTGAAGAAGTGGTCTGGGAGAGAAGGATATGTGCCAGTTTATGGGAACAAG aataTGACCCTACACTGTCACAACTGTGCACTGGTGACAAGCTCCAGTCATGTCCTGGGCACTGGAGCAGGAGAAGAGATTGACCGTACGGAGTGTGTGATTCGTATGAATGACGCCCCCACCATGGGATACGAGACTGATGTCGGGAACCAGACCTCTCTGAGGGTCGTTGCCCACTCCAGTGTTTTCCGGGTGGTCCGGAAGATTAATGAGCTGCTACAGCGGACAGACAGCAGCCCTGTGATCATCTTCTGGGGACCCCCGAATAAGATCGGGAAGGAATCCAAAGGAACCCTGTACAGGTTGATCCAGAGAGTCAGCATGACCTACAGCAACCTGTCGTGCTACAGTATCACAGCCAGCAAGATGCGCAGGTTTGACAATCTGTTTCAaagggaaacaggaagagatAG ACAAAAATCACACTCTTGGTTGAGCACAGGCTGGTTCACCATGGTCATCGCCATTGAGATATGTGATAATATCAAAGTATATGGGATGGTGCCGCCCAACCACTGCGC aaaaaaaccTGGAGGCAAGAAGATGCCCTATCACTACTACAAGCCCAGGGGCTCTGATGAATGTGTCACATACATCCAGAACGAGGGCGGCCGTAGAGGGAACCACCACCGCTTTATTACAGAGAAACACGTGTTTGCACGCTGGGCAAAACAGTACAACATCACATTCATTCATCCCAAATGGTGA
- the dolpp1 gene encoding dolichyldiphosphatase 1: MALEEQCSAPPRWRSISLTHVEFPEGDLTGQVLAYVSLLPIAVLVGFVTLIVFKRELHTISFFGGLILNEGVNWLLKHILREPRPCAGAHTNLNTEYGMPSSHSQLIWFFVVYFFLFLYLRMHQTNNARCVDLLWRHILSIILLGIALSVSYSRVYLLYHTWSQVFYGGVAGSTIGIVWFFFTQEVLTPLFPKIAAWPISEYFLVRDTSLIPNILWFEYTVTRSEARNRQRKLGTKLQ, encoded by the exons ATGGCGTTGGAAGAGCAGTGCTCGGCACCACCTCGATGGCGGTCCATATCTCTGACACACGTAGAGTTCCCCGAGG GTGATCTGACGGGACAAGTGCTGGCTTATGTCAGTCTCCTTCCCATAGCAGTCCTTGTGGGTTTTGTTACACTCATAGTGTTTAAACGGGAGCTGCACACG attTCCTTCTTTGGTGGGCTCATCCTGAATGAAGGGGTAAACTGGCTGCTGAAGCACATTCTCAGAGAGCCGCGCCCATGTGCAG GGGCTCACACAAACCTGAACACAGAGTATGGGATGCCCTCCAGTCATTCCCAGCTTATCTGGTTCTTTGTTgtttacttctttcttttcctttatttaaG AATGCATCAAACGAACAATGCTCGATGTGTGGACCTGCTGTGGAGACACATACTGTCCATCATCCTGTTGGGCATAGCCTTATCAGTCTCATACAGCAG GGTCTACCTGTTGTATCACACCTGGAGCCAGGTTTTCTACGGAGGAGTGGCCGGTAGTACGATTGGCATAGTCTGGTTCTTTTTCACACAGGAGGTGCTGACACCATTATTCCCCAAAATAGCAGCGTG gccaatatcagaGTACTTCCTGGTGCGAGACACAAGCCTGATCCCCAACATCTTATGGTTTGAGTATACAGTGACCAGATCAGAGGCGAG GAACAGACAACGAAAGCTTGGAACAAAACTTCAGTGA
- the st6galnac6 gene encoding alpha-N-acetylgalactosaminide alpha-2,6-sialyltransferase 6 isoform X1 — translation MGLKLSGKGQQSHRMVILAAIFVLMTLLILYGSNNVIDEVYAPFHVATNHALKATDLKKWSGREGYVPVYGNKNMTLHCHNCALVTSSSHVLGTGAGEEIDRTECVIRMNDAPTMGYETDVGNQTSLRVVAHSSVFRVVRKINELLQRTDSSPVIIFWGPPNKIGKESKGTLYRLIQRVSMTYSNLSCYSITASKMRRFDNLFQRETGRDRQKSHSWLSTGWFTMVIAIEICDNIKVYGMVPPNHCAKKPGGKKMPYHYYKPRGSDECVTYIQNEGGRRGNHHRFITEKHVFARWAKQYNITFIHPKW, via the exons ATGGGGCTCAAGCTCAGTGGCAAG GGACAGCAGAGCCACAGGATGGTGATCTTGGCGGCTATCTTCGTCCTCATGACACTCCTCATCCTGTATGGCTCCAATAATGTCATCGATGAAGTCTATGCTCCGTTCCACGTTGCTACAAATCATGCGCTCAAGGCCACAGATCTGAAGAAGTGGTCTGGGAGAGAAGGATATGTGCCAGTTTATGGGAACAAG aataTGACCCTACACTGTCACAACTGTGCACTGGTGACAAGCTCCAGTCATGTCCTGGGCACTGGAGCAGGAGAAGAGATTGACCGTACGGAGTGTGTGATTCGTATGAATGACGCCCCCACCATGGGATACGAGACTGATGTCGGGAACCAGACCTCTCTGAGGGTCGTTGCCCACTCCAGTGTTTTCCGGGTGGTCCGGAAGATTAATGAGCTGCTACAGCGGACAGACAGCAGCCCTGTGATCATCTTCTGGGGACCCCCGAATAAGATCGGGAAGGAATCCAAAGGAACCCTGTACAGGTTGATCCAGAGAGTCAGCATGACCTACAGCAACCTGTCGTGCTACAGTATCACAGCCAGCAAGATGCGCAGGTTTGACAATCTGTTTCAaagggaaacaggaagagatAG ACAAAAATCACACTCTTGGTTGAGCACAGGCTGGTTCACCATGGTCATCGCCATTGAGATATGTGATAATATCAAAGTATATGGGATGGTGCCGCCCAACCACTGCGC aaaaaaaccTGGAGGCAAGAAGATGCCCTATCACTACTACAAGCCCAGGGGCTCTGATGAATGTGTCACATACATCCAGAACGAGGGCGGCCGTAGAGGGAACCACCACCGCTTTATTACAGAGAAACACGTGTTTGCACGCTGGGCAAAACAGTACAACATCACATTCATTCATCCCAAATGGTGA
- the miga2 gene encoding mitoguardin 2 has product MSMRQADGMSIAQALAMTVAEIPVFLYSTFGQSIFSQLKLTPSLKKVLFATALGSVALALTAHQLKRRGRKRKQVTQGKEGQKTVGIPEALLRTGRPSSLKRAPFSGRQMMSPSTRSNDTMSGISSLAPSKHSSSSHSLASTRVPNSPNQSANPSTPWEAEPVVEESMAVEDANAENLYLMGMELFEEALQKWEQALNIRHHTHSTSSNSSLALQGAMCADLPVVEARNKVFAEKLETLLHRAYHLQEDFGSSIPTDSVLADFESEGTLILPQVESFQRLQDDDATTVASDESFFSAAELFDAMSLDEVYQPLKPAALYEEALSLVRESKVSYRSLRTELLECYGDQDFLAKLHCVRQAFQFLLLDETHRTFFMETGKQMITGLMVKANKSPKAFLESYEDMLLYTQREETWSVTKLELEGRGVVCMNFFDIVLDFILMDAFEDLESPPSSVVAVLRNRWLSDSFKETALATACWSVLKAKRRLLMVPDGFISHFYAISEHVSPVLAFGFLGPRQHLSEVCTIFKQQIVQYLKDMFDHDKVRFNSAQCLAEDILNLSHRRSEILLGYLGIDSLMELNGTLPRDTEGSSGPN; this is encoded by the exons ATGTCAATGAGACAAGCTGACGGGATGTCCATCGCCCAGGCTTTGGCCATGACCGTAGCAGAGATCCCAGTGTTTCTCTACTCCACATTTGGGCAG AGCATATTTTCACAGCTAAAGCTTACCCCAAGCTTGAAGAAGGTGCTGTTTGCCACAGCACTGGGCAGTGTAGCTCTGGCTCTCACTGCTCATCAGCTAAAAAGGCGGGGGAGAAAAAGGAAGCAGGTGACACAAGGGAAGGAGGGCCAGAAGACTGTGGGAATACCTGAGGCGCTGCTGAGGACAGGAAGACCCTCGTCATTAAAGAGAG CGCCGTTTAGTGGTCGACAGATGATGAGTCCCAGCACGCGAAGCAATGACACCATGAGTGGAATTTCTTCCTTGGCCCCCAGTAAACACTCGAGTTCATCACACAGCCTGGCATCT ACACGGGTTCCAAACTCTCCAAATCAGTCTGCCAATCCATCCACCCCCTGGGAAGCGGAGCCTGTGGTTGAAGAGTCGATGGCAGTAGAGGATGCAAATGCAGAGAATCTCTATTTAATGG GGATGGAGTTGTTCGAGGAAGCTCTGCAAAAGTGGGAACAGGCTCTGAATATTCGTCATCACACCCACTCGACCTCCAGCAACAGTAGCCTCGCTCTACAGGGGGCAATGTGTGCAGACCTTCCTGTG GTTGAAGCCCGTAATAAAGTGTTTGCTGAGAAGCTGGAGACATTACTGCACAGGGCATACCACCTACAAGAGGATTTTGGCAGCAGCATCCCAACAGACAGTGTGCTGGCAGACTTTG AGAGTGAAGGAACTCTTATCTTACCTCAAGTAGAGAGTTTCCAAAGACTGCAAGACGATGATGCGACTACTGTTGCCTCTGACGAGTCCTTCTTCTCGGCTGCAGAG ctgtttgatgcCATGTCTCTAGACGAGGTCTACCAGCCACTGAAGCCAGCAGCTCTCTATGAAGAAGCCTTGTCTCTGGTCCGGGAGAGCAAAGTGTCCTATAGGTCCCTGAG gacTGAATTACTTGAATGTTATGGTGACCAAGACTTCCTTGCCAAGCTCCATTGTGTGAGACAAGCATTCCAG ttcCTGTTGTTAGATGAAACACACCGCACATTTTTCATGGAGACTGGGAAGCAAATGATTACAGGGTTGATGGTGAAGGCAAACAAG AGTCCCAAAGCCTTCCTGGAGAGCTATGAGGACATGCTGCTTTACACTCAAAGAGAGGAAACGTGGTCCGTCACTAAGTTGGAGCTGGAGGGCCGAGGG GTGGTGTGTATGAACTTCTTCGACATAGTATTGGACTTTATCCTGATGGACGCCTTTGAAGACCTGGAGAGCCCTCCTTCCTCTGTGGTAGCCGTGTTGAGGAACCGCTGGCTCTCCGACAGCTTTAAAGAAACG gCTCTGGCGACTGCTTGCTGGTCCGTCCTAAAAGCAAAAAGGCGTCTTCTCATG GTTCCTGATGGTTTCATCTCCCACTTCTATGCCATATCAGAACACGTGAGCCCCGTTTTAGCTTTTGGGTTTTTGGGACCCAGGCAGCACCTAAGTGAAGTGTGCACTATCTTCAAG CAACAAATTGTGCAGTACCTTAAGGATATGTTCGATCATGACAAGGTCCGCTTCAACTCCGCTCAGTGCTTGGCTGAGGACATCCTGAACCTTTCCCACCGCCGGAGTGAAATTTTATTGGGCTATCTGGGAATCGACAGCCTCATGGAGCTCAATGGTACCCTgcccagagacacagagggCTCTTCAGGGCCCAACTAA
- the st6galnac4 gene encoding alpha-N-acetyl-neuraminyl-2,3-beta-galactosyl-1,3-N-acetyl-galactosaminide alpha-2,6-sialyltransferase, with the protein MKPLTLWLCLLSLSLPLLFWFGHVIRRDGPPPAVQSNGLQGYTRIPPGRMVQFLDMHCNQCALVSSSGQMFGASAGEEIDNIGCVIRMNNAPTAGYEKDVGSRTSVRVVSHTSVPLLVRNELYYFQQSADTTYVFWGPERNMRQDGKGRVFNTLVKIAKKYPNVRIYAVTREKIQYCDSVFQNETGKNRMKTGAFLSTGFFTMILAIDMCDSIHVYGMIDDNYCSRANHTVVPYHYYERNRIDECRMYRVHEHTQRGGHRFITEKAIYARWATRHKMEFKHPTWSL; encoded by the exons ATGAAACCTTTG ACCCTCTGGCTGTGCCTGCTAAGCCTGAGCCTTCCtctgttgttttggtttggaCATGTGATCCGGCGGGATGGCCCTCCGCCTGCTGTGCAGAGCAACGGTCTCCAGGGCTACACGAGGATCCCCCCCGGTAGGATGGTCCAG TTCCTGGACATGCACTGCAACCAGTGTGCCTTGGTCTCCAGCTCAGGTCAGATGTTCGGAGCAAGTGCTGGAGAAGAGATAGACAACATCGGATGCGTGATCCGAATGAACAATGCGCCCACAGCGGGATACGAGAAAGACGTAGGGAGCCGCACCAGTGTTCGGGTTGTGTCTCACACCAGTGTTCCCCTGCTGGTGAGAAACGAGCTCTACTATTTCCAGCAGTCGGCAGACACCACATATGTGTTCTGGGGTCCTGAAAGGAACATGAGACAAGACGGGAAAGGACGCGTCTTCAATACGCTTGTGAAAATTGCAAAGAAGTATCCAAACGTCAGAATCTACGCAGTGACCAGAGAGAAGATTCAGTACTGTGATAGTGTGTTTCAGAATGAGACCGGAAAAAACAG aatGAAAACGGGGGCGTTTCTCAGCACCGGTTTCTTCACAATGATTCTGGCCATAGACATGTGTGACAGCATCCATGTTTATGGAATGATCGATGATAACTACTGCAG TCGAGCCAATCACACAGTTGTTCCTTACCATTACTACGAGAGGAACCGAATCGACGAGTGCAGGATGTACAGAGTCCACGAGCACACACAGCGCGGGGGTCATCGTTTCATCACTGAGAAGGCCATCTATGCCAGATGGGCAACACGGCACAAGATGGAGTTTAAACACCCCACCTGGAGCCTCTAA